In Spirosoma aureum, a single genomic region encodes these proteins:
- a CDS encoding DUF2911 domain-containing protein — MNAKQLLLTLTCLLATLTINAQDDPAKRPSPPAQAKATVGGKTITINYSQPSVKGRELWGKLVPYGQVWRTGANETTSIDFSDNVTLEGKPLAKGRYALFTIPNEKEWTIIINKTIKWGAFTYKQDEDILRVNVPVKQSKEFAEKMAFTISPKGVVSLVWGNAKVDFTVK; from the coding sequence ATGAACGCAAAGCAACTTCTGCTCACCCTGACCTGCCTCCTGGCCACATTAACGATCAACGCTCAGGACGATCCGGCCAAACGACCCAGTCCACCTGCACAGGCTAAAGCGACAGTCGGTGGTAAAACCATCACGATTAACTACAGTCAGCCATCGGTGAAAGGGCGGGAGCTCTGGGGGAAACTCGTTCCCTATGGGCAGGTATGGCGTACGGGTGCCAATGAAACCACTTCCATCGACTTTTCGGACAATGTTACGCTCGAAGGTAAACCACTTGCCAAAGGCCGCTATGCGCTGTTCACCATTCCGAATGAAAAAGAATGGACGATTATCATTAACAAGACCATCAAATGGGGCGCTTTCACCTATAAACAGGATGAAGACATATTGCGGGTCAATGTACCCGTGAAACAGTCAAAAGAATTCGCCGAAAAAATGGCCTTCACGATTTCCCCCAAGGGTGTGGTGTCGCTGGTGTGGGGGAATGCAAAAGTCGATTTTACGGTAAAGTGA
- a CDS encoding outer membrane protein assembly factor BamB family protein: MKYLLLYALTIGAFVFLENQFLPDPTPDTNWAEYNGDGTRSHYSPLTQIAPQNVHQLQVAWTYSSGGADTVLNRTQMQCNPIVIDGTLYGVSANTQAFALDAATGQERWKTSISDNGGTTSRGVTYWTDGTPNADNRIFFGAGKWLYALDARTGKPIESFGEQGRIDLKKGLERPGADNYVLSNTPNTIFKNLIIVGVRVAESETALLGDIRAYDTRTGKLVWTFHTIPQAGEFGYETWSPRPARQHIGGANAWAGMAIDRQRGIVYIPTGSAAYDFYGGNRKGNNLFANCLLALDASTGKRLWHYQLVHHDVWDRDPPAPPNLLTIVQNGKRIDAVAQITKQGYVFVFDRVTGKLLFPTNEQPVSQQAIAGEQLSPTQPIPVKPYFSRQSFTEKDFNSFVANRDSLIAVLRKGRTGKAYIPLTQDMTVFFPGTDGGGQWGGAATDPEGTLYVPSKEIPVYTSLVKREQNTSGSALTGAKLYGLRCAACHGADRRGNHDGSYPSLIGIDKRLSDGQINQLLLKGRGMMPSFVHLPEAERKAIIDFLDQKAVQSTVATTQQTDVPYQHTGYNRWYDANGYPVSTPPWGTLTAIDLNTGDRRWQVPLGEYPELTKRGVPLTGTDNYGGPLVTASKLLFIAASRDEQFRVFDVKTGKQLWQAKLPAAGYASPSTYSIKGKQFVVIACGGGKLNTKSGDKYVAFSLP; this comes from the coding sequence ATGAAATACCTGCTACTGTATGCACTGACTATTGGCGCTTTTGTTTTTCTGGAAAATCAGTTCTTGCCTGACCCTACACCTGATACCAACTGGGCCGAATATAATGGTGACGGCACCCGTAGTCACTACTCCCCACTTACTCAGATCGCCCCGCAGAATGTCCATCAGCTTCAAGTGGCCTGGACTTATTCATCGGGTGGAGCCGATACGGTGCTGAATCGTACCCAGATGCAATGCAACCCGATTGTTATTGATGGTACATTGTATGGTGTTTCGGCGAATACGCAGGCATTTGCACTGGATGCGGCAACCGGCCAGGAACGCTGGAAGACGAGCATCAGCGATAACGGAGGAACCACGAGCCGGGGTGTGACCTACTGGACCGACGGCACACCGAATGCAGACAATCGCATTTTCTTTGGTGCCGGTAAGTGGCTCTATGCGCTCGATGCCCGTACTGGCAAACCAATTGAATCGTTTGGTGAACAGGGACGGATCGATCTCAAAAAAGGCCTTGAGCGACCCGGCGCTGATAATTATGTACTGTCAAATACACCCAATACAATTTTCAAAAACCTGATAATCGTTGGCGTACGAGTGGCCGAAAGCGAAACTGCCTTACTGGGCGACATCCGGGCTTACGATACACGAACGGGGAAGCTTGTCTGGACATTTCATACGATTCCACAAGCCGGGGAGTTTGGTTATGAAACGTGGTCGCCACGACCAGCCCGGCAGCACATTGGCGGGGCAAATGCCTGGGCCGGGATGGCCATTGACCGTCAGCGGGGAATCGTTTATATACCGACTGGCTCTGCTGCTTATGATTTTTACGGCGGCAACCGGAAGGGAAATAATCTGTTTGCCAACTGCCTGTTGGCTCTGGACGCCAGTACGGGAAAACGGCTCTGGCATTACCAGCTCGTTCATCATGACGTTTGGGACCGCGATCCGCCCGCGCCACCCAACCTGCTCACAATTGTGCAGAATGGCAAGCGCATCGATGCGGTGGCTCAGATCACCAAACAAGGTTATGTTTTCGTGTTTGATCGGGTAACGGGCAAGCTATTGTTTCCAACCAATGAACAGCCCGTTTCTCAGCAGGCTATTGCCGGTGAACAACTGAGTCCAACACAGCCAATTCCGGTAAAGCCGTATTTTTCCCGTCAATCGTTCACCGAAAAAGACTTTAATTCATTCGTGGCTAACCGCGATTCGCTGATTGCTGTGCTGCGAAAAGGGCGCACAGGGAAAGCCTACATTCCGCTCACGCAGGATATGACTGTGTTTTTCCCCGGTACGGATGGGGGTGGCCAATGGGGTGGAGCGGCTACAGATCCGGAAGGGACGCTCTATGTTCCGTCGAAGGAAATTCCGGTCTATACATCGTTAGTGAAACGGGAACAGAATACCAGTGGAAGTGCATTGACCGGAGCAAAATTGTATGGCCTTCGTTGTGCTGCCTGTCATGGAGCCGATCGTCGCGGTAATCACGATGGTTCCTATCCGTCGCTTATTGGCATCGATAAACGACTTTCTGACGGGCAGATCAATCAGCTATTGTTGAAAGGACGCGGTATGATGCCTTCTTTTGTACATCTGCCCGAAGCGGAGCGGAAAGCAATTATCGACTTCCTGGATCAGAAAGCTGTACAATCGACAGTGGCAACGACTCAGCAGACCGACGTTCCATACCAGCACACGGGCTATAACCGGTGGTATGATGCCAATGGATACCCTGTCAGCACACCGCCCTGGGGAACGCTGACCGCTATCGATCTAAATACGGGTGATCGTCGTTGGCAGGTGCCATTGGGTGAATACCCAGAACTAACAAAGCGGGGTGTTCCATTGACCGGCACGGATAATTACGGTGGACCACTGGTTACGGCCAGTAAGCTGCTTTTTATTGCGGCCAGTCGTGATGAACAGTTTCGGGTATTTGATGTAAAGACAGGTAAGCAGTTGTGGCAGGCAAAATTACCCGCAGCTGGTTATGCCTCACCCAGTACGTACTCGATCAAAGGAAAACAGTTTGTAGTTATTGCCTGTGGGGGCGGTAAGTTGAATACGAAGTCTGGTGACAAATATGTAGCCTTTTCGTTGCCGTAG
- a CDS encoding alpha-L-fucosidase translates to MTPVSRVCLFLISLLFETVCQAQTSPALPRPSARQLAWQPLETTAFLHFTVNTYTDKEWGDGTESPSIFNPTKLDARQWIKALKDAGFKMAIITAKHHDGFCLWPSKMTEHSVKNSPWKNGKGDVVREVADACREFGLKFGVYLSPWDRHEPRYGTASYNDYYKSQLRELLTNYGPISEVWFDGAKGENAKDMTYDFAGYWALVRELQPNAVMFSDAGPDVRWVGNEAGNAGETCWSTINTEGLAPGKADSKYLNRGDATGKQWVPAETDVSIRPGWFYHAAEDAKVRSGKNLVSLYYQSVGRNSLLLLNVPPNRDGLFSEPDIASLREFRSILDETFKTNLVAKQPKLTDKQLNTYSTVSANQPLIIELGSEKSFDRMSIQENIATGQRVASGRVEYWNGTDWQPLQTFTTVGHKRLLRFPEVKSSKLRLFITNANGPVQLAEVGVFKASARE, encoded by the coding sequence ATGACACCAGTATCTCGTGTGTGCTTATTTTTGATCAGCCTGCTATTCGAAACGGTATGCCAGGCGCAAACCAGTCCTGCGTTACCCCGTCCTTCTGCCCGCCAGCTTGCCTGGCAACCCCTTGAAACAACAGCCTTTCTGCATTTTACCGTCAACACCTATACCGACAAGGAATGGGGCGATGGCACAGAAAGTCCAAGCATCTTTAATCCAACTAAACTCGATGCCCGGCAGTGGATTAAAGCACTGAAGGATGCGGGTTTCAAGATGGCTATTATCACCGCCAAGCACCACGATGGATTTTGCCTGTGGCCATCGAAAATGACGGAACACTCGGTTAAAAACAGTCCCTGGAAGAATGGGAAAGGGGATGTTGTCAGAGAAGTAGCTGATGCCTGCCGCGAGTTTGGCCTGAAGTTTGGGGTGTATCTTTCACCCTGGGACCGCCATGAGCCACGTTATGGCACCGCTTCATACAACGATTACTATAAAAGCCAGTTGCGCGAATTACTGACGAATTACGGCCCCATTTCGGAGGTCTGGTTTGACGGCGCGAAGGGTGAAAACGCCAAAGACATGACCTATGATTTTGCGGGTTACTGGGCTCTGGTTCGTGAATTACAGCCCAATGCGGTGATGTTTTCAGATGCAGGACCAGATGTTCGGTGGGTTGGTAACGAAGCTGGCAATGCGGGTGAGACCTGCTGGTCGACCATCAATACCGAAGGGCTGGCTCCGGGTAAGGCAGACTCAAAATACCTGAACCGGGGCGATGCAACGGGTAAGCAATGGGTGCCCGCCGAAACCGATGTATCGATACGTCCGGGTTGGTTTTACCATGCTGCTGAAGACGCTAAGGTTCGGTCGGGTAAGAATCTGGTAAGTCTATATTATCAGTCCGTTGGGCGGAACAGCCTCCTGTTGCTTAACGTACCACCCAATCGGGATGGGTTGTTTTCGGAGCCGGATATTGCCAGCCTGCGGGAATTCCGGAGTATTCTGGACGAGACATTCAAAACCAATCTGGTAGCTAAACAGCCTAAGCTGACCGATAAACAATTGAATACCTACTCAACGGTATCGGCTAACCAGCCATTGATTATTGAGCTGGGATCGGAAAAATCATTCGATCGAATGTCGATTCAGGAGAACATCGCCACTGGCCAGCGGGTGGCCAGCGGCCGGGTAGAGTATTGGAATGGCACTGATTGGCAACCCCTTCAGACTTTCACGACTGTAGGGCATAAGCGTCTCCTGCGGTTCCCCGAAGTGAAATCATCGAAACTGCGGCTCTTCATTACCAATGCCAATGGCCCTGTTCAACTGGCCGAGGTTGGTGTATTTAAGGCATCGGCACGGGAATAA
- a CDS encoding type I phosphomannose isomerase catalytic subunit produces the protein MLYPLTFETIFKDKIWGGQKINTILGKDFSPLPNCGETWEVSDVEGNVSIVKEGVLQGKSLRELVEQYKGELVGNHVYDTYGNRFPLLIKFIDANDDLSIQVHPNDELAAKRKSGFGKTEMWYIMQADEGAKLNSGFNQEVTKDEYVKAVADNTIQDILNIEPAKPGDVFFLPAGRVHYIGKGLLLAEIQQTSDTTYRIYDFDRVDATTGQKRELHTELAVDAIDYHHYDHYKTQYEKKLNESVNTVASDYFVTNVLNFDEEVEHDYTHIDSFVILICVDGSLTIETKGGYSTPLKMGQCALIPASVDIVTLVPDGSMTVLETYVP, from the coding sequence ATGCTATATCCTCTTACATTCGAGACCATTTTTAAAGACAAAATCTGGGGTGGACAGAAAATAAATACCATTTTGGGGAAAGACTTTTCGCCACTGCCGAATTGTGGTGAAACCTGGGAAGTTTCTGATGTAGAAGGTAATGTGTCCATTGTAAAAGAAGGCGTTTTGCAGGGCAAATCCCTTCGCGAGTTAGTGGAGCAATACAAAGGTGAGCTGGTCGGTAACCATGTTTACGATACCTACGGCAACCGTTTTCCATTATTGATCAAGTTCATTGACGCGAATGACGACCTTTCGATTCAGGTGCATCCCAATGATGAATTAGCGGCAAAGCGTAAAAGCGGTTTCGGCAAAACCGAGATGTGGTATATCATGCAGGCCGATGAAGGCGCAAAACTCAATTCGGGCTTTAATCAGGAAGTTACAAAAGACGAGTATGTTAAAGCCGTAGCCGACAACACCATTCAGGATATTCTGAACATCGAACCGGCCAAACCGGGCGATGTATTTTTTCTGCCAGCCGGTCGCGTTCACTACATCGGCAAAGGGCTGCTATTAGCCGAGATTCAGCAGACGTCCGATACAACGTACCGGATTTATGATTTCGATCGGGTCGACGCTACGACGGGGCAGAAACGCGAACTCCATACTGAACTGGCAGTAGATGCGATCGATTATCACCATTATGATCATTATAAAACACAATACGAAAAGAAACTGAACGAAAGCGTAAATACCGTAGCGAGTGATTATTTCGTTACGAACGTGCTCAATTTCGATGAAGAGGTAGAGCACGATTATACGCATATCGACTCGTTTGTGATCTTGATCTGTGTCGATGGTTCACTGACTATTGAGACGAAAGGTGGCTACAGTACACCGCTCAAAATGGGTCAGTGTGCACTCATTCCGGCATCCGTCGATATTGTTACGCTCGTTCCCGACGGGTCGATGACGGTTCTGGAAACCTATGTGCCGTAG
- a CDS encoding nuclear transport factor 2 family protein: MASKTGVKEVVSAFITALNNENFDEARKRISDDLTFVGVLGTRQGGDTYIEDMKKMRLKYTIQKVFVDEQDVCLWYEIDMSGVKVLSSGWYQVENEKITQFKVLFDPRPVLEAAAKKS; this comes from the coding sequence ATGGCAAGTAAAACAGGCGTAAAAGAGGTAGTATCTGCGTTTATAACAGCACTCAACAATGAAAACTTTGATGAGGCTCGTAAACGAATTAGCGATGACCTGACCTTCGTGGGTGTTTTAGGCACTCGCCAAGGCGGAGATACCTATATCGAGGACATGAAAAAAATGCGGCTGAAATATACCATCCAGAAAGTCTTCGTAGACGAACAGGACGTCTGCCTGTGGTATGAGATCGATATGTCCGGAGTTAAGGTATTAAGCTCCGGCTGGTATCAGGTCGAGAACGAGAAAATTACGCAGTTCAAGGTGCTGTTTGACCCACGGCCTGTTCTGGAGGCAGCAGCGAAAAAAAGCTGA
- a CDS encoding FG-GAP repeat domain-containing protein, protein MFQLRLAVIILYSFLLFSSCRSSSSNETSSPAAPPVATQLTGKQLSQSYCASCHQFPEPSLLDKITWQRGVLPQMALRMGQSGNSMAEYMRISHADELTRLMEAKVFPDTPLLHPTDWQKIVDYYASEAPVKLPPQSAHTPLQVGLPLFQVQQSKQAIDAFVTLLRFDSISHRIWVGDGRSNLYALNQNLIRMDSVHLDSPATDLHPQSDGSFDLLTVGVLNPNDRQMGIWRHFTQTGIVPPPLLSGLQRPVRAIPADLNRDGLDDVVICQFGNHLGKLTWHERLSEGYREHILDSLPGARQLIIRDLNNDQWPDIIALLTQGNEQVSVYYNQQNGQFRKETVLRFPPVYGSSDLTLADIDHDGDLDLIYTNGDNADYSIVLKPYHGIRIFMNDGRFHFRQAWFYPMYGVTQILVRDFDQDGDDDVATIAHFPDFSRQPNEGFVYFENQGNLRFLPRTFPDAEQGRWLVMETGDVDQDGDDDILLGSFFRPTGPEHMDLMNRWRKPGTGILLLKNNLKK, encoded by the coding sequence ATGTTTCAGCTCCGATTGGCGGTCATCATCCTTTATAGCTTCTTGTTATTTTCGTCCTGCCGGTCATCATCGTCAAATGAAACGTCCAGTCCGGCTGCTCCGCCGGTTGCCACTCAGCTCACGGGCAAACAACTCAGTCAGAGCTACTGTGCTAGTTGTCACCAGTTTCCGGAACCGTCATTGCTCGATAAAATAACCTGGCAACGGGGCGTATTACCCCAGATGGCCTTGCGGATGGGGCAATCGGGCAACTCGATGGCGGAGTACATGCGCATTAGTCATGCAGATGAACTGACACGGCTTATGGAAGCAAAGGTATTTCCCGATACGCCCTTGCTCCACCCCACCGATTGGCAAAAAATCGTGGATTATTATGCATCCGAAGCACCCGTAAAACTCCCACCTCAATCCGCTCATACACCCTTGCAGGTGGGTTTGCCGCTCTTCCAGGTACAACAGTCGAAGCAGGCCATCGATGCATTCGTAACGCTTCTTCGCTTTGATTCAATTTCGCACCGGATATGGGTTGGCGATGGACGCTCTAATCTATATGCCCTCAATCAGAATCTAATCCGGATGGATTCTGTCCACCTGGACAGTCCGGCGACTGATTTGCATCCACAATCGGATGGTAGTTTTGATCTGCTTACGGTAGGTGTATTAAACCCAAATGACCGGCAAATGGGAATATGGCGGCATTTCACGCAAACAGGTATTGTTCCCCCTCCCTTACTGAGCGGCTTGCAACGACCCGTTCGGGCTATACCCGCCGACCTGAACCGCGATGGGCTGGACGATGTAGTTATCTGCCAGTTCGGAAATCATTTAGGCAAGCTAACCTGGCATGAACGACTGTCTGAAGGGTATCGTGAGCACATACTTGATAGCCTGCCCGGCGCACGGCAACTTATTATTCGGGATCTTAATAATGACCAGTGGCCCGACATCATTGCTCTGCTGACCCAGGGCAATGAACAGGTTTCGGTTTATTATAATCAGCAAAATGGTCAATTCCGGAAAGAAACGGTATTGCGTTTTCCGCCCGTTTATGGCTCCAGTGACCTTACTCTGGCAGACATTGATCACGACGGCGATCTGGACCTGATCTATACAAACGGCGACAATGCCGATTATTCCATCGTACTGAAGCCCTACCATGGCATCCGTATTTTTATGAACGACGGCCGCTTTCACTTTCGACAGGCCTGGTTTTATCCGATGTATGGTGTAACGCAGATCCTTGTGCGGGATTTCGATCAGGATGGCGACGACGACGTTGCGACAATTGCCCATTTCCCTGATTTTTCGCGCCAGCCCAATGAAGGCTTCGTGTATTTCGAGAATCAGGGAAATCTACGCTTTTTGCCCCGAACATTCCCGGATGCAGAACAGGGTCGCTGGCTAGTCATGGAGACTGGCGACGTGGATCAGGATGGCGATGACGATATTCTACTCGGCTCATTTTTCCGGCCAACCGGTCCCGAACACATGGACTTAATGAATCGCTGGAGAAAACCGGGAACGGGTATTCTGTTGCTCAAGAACAATCTAAAAAAGTAA
- a CDS encoding glycoside hydrolase family 18 protein, which produces MKNQLSVLLLIILTFFFIDYPYQSSGQSAPASPYVIIGYISGNGWTKNQIEAQKLTHINYAFAVPAANGELAPLSAKDSENLAALNTLKADNKNLKILISIGGWGGCKYFSDAALTEASRLKFANSAVALLKKHKLDGVDIDWEYPDQIGDNNIFRPADKQNYTLLFKALRERLDEAGKQDNRTGANHYLLTTATGVDTAFVNHTELGKAQKYLDYVNIMTYDIYHGNDKVTGHHSNLYQSKKGNQSRNSSADGVDGHIKAGVPASKIVLGLPFYGRGWAEVNPKDNGLYQPSTGKHSFISYDELADKYIGKNGFTRYWDDDAKAPYLWNSTTRMFISYADEASFEPKIAYVKSKHLAGVMFWEYIYDLHQQKLLNKLVKDLGK; this is translated from the coding sequence ATGAAAAATCAACTTAGCGTTCTTTTGCTTATCATCCTTACATTCTTCTTCATCGACTACCCGTATCAGTCATCCGGGCAGTCAGCCCCGGCCTCCCCTTACGTCATTATTGGCTACATCAGTGGAAATGGCTGGACAAAGAACCAGATTGAAGCTCAGAAACTTACCCACATCAATTATGCTTTTGCCGTTCCGGCCGCGAATGGAGAGCTGGCCCCGTTGAGCGCCAAAGATTCCGAAAATCTGGCAGCGCTAAACACGTTAAAAGCCGACAATAAAAACCTGAAAATCTTAATTTCCATCGGGGGCTGGGGTGGTTGTAAGTACTTTTCTGATGCAGCCCTCACAGAAGCTTCTCGTCTGAAATTCGCGAATAGCGCGGTGGCCCTACTGAAAAAACACAAATTGGATGGCGTCGATATCGATTGGGAATATCCCGACCAAATTGGCGATAATAACATCTTCCGACCAGCCGACAAACAGAATTATACGCTCCTCTTTAAAGCCCTGCGTGAACGCCTAGACGAAGCTGGAAAGCAGGATAATCGCACAGGAGCCAATCACTATCTACTCACAACGGCTACTGGAGTGGATACCGCTTTCGTTAATCACACCGAGCTGGGCAAAGCACAGAAATACCTGGATTACGTCAACATCATGACGTATGACATTTATCATGGAAATGACAAGGTAACCGGCCACCACAGCAATCTCTATCAGTCGAAAAAGGGGAACCAGTCGCGCAACAGCTCAGCTGATGGCGTCGATGGGCACATCAAAGCTGGTGTTCCGGCCAGCAAAATTGTTCTGGGTCTTCCGTTTTATGGACGGGGCTGGGCGGAGGTTAACCCAAAAGATAACGGTCTCTACCAACCGTCAACGGGTAAGCACTCCTTCATCAGTTACGACGAACTGGCGGACAAATACATTGGCAAAAACGGCTTTACTCGCTATTGGGACGACGACGCCAAAGCGCCCTACCTCTGGAACTCAACCACTCGCATGTTCATTTCCTACGCAGACGAAGCCTCTTTCGAGCCAAAAATTGCTTATGTCAAGTCAAAACATCTTGCTGGTGTGATGTTCTGGGAATACATCTATGATTTACACCAACAGAAACTTCTGAACAAATTGGTTAAGGATTTGGGGAAATAA
- a CDS encoding ROK family transcriptional regulator produces the protein MQDNVFFSVIDAKKNKLKRQIITELYRSESRTISQLANRLHTSIPSTTSLIDELSLAHWVQGIGTGAAQYGRKPSLFALDTTQFVTVVVDINIHDTKLLVFNLANQVVHRLEVDLRLDKSPALLKILAEPLDQLAQRIKTDKLQVIGVGAVLPGLVNPWEAVNHTYPSINSPDQPLDQLLQTIFNAPVYLINDTKATIFGEHRFGLAQGKKHVLSVNIDWGIGLGVITNGEILQGSAGFAGELGHIQMKTDGELCSCGKVGCLETLASASSLIRRAKEGLLEGRVSLLSEMDTNAIDIESIIAKANAGDAFSIDLLSDVGSALGKALSTAVHLFNPELIIVNGVLAKAEKSITRPIEQAIDKYCLPNYRDNLSIELSKLGEMAKFYGTQAYVVQNLLQHELIP, from the coding sequence ATGCAGGATAATGTCTTCTTTTCCGTCATAGATGCGAAAAAAAATAAGCTGAAGCGTCAGATTATCACGGAATTATATCGTTCTGAGTCGCGCACTATTTCGCAGCTGGCCAATCGGTTGCATACCAGTATTCCATCGACCACATCGCTGATCGATGAATTAAGTCTGGCCCATTGGGTACAGGGAATTGGCACCGGAGCTGCCCAGTATGGGCGAAAACCGTCGCTGTTTGCGCTCGATACCACTCAATTCGTGACCGTAGTAGTCGATATTAATATTCATGATACGAAACTGCTGGTATTTAATCTGGCTAACCAGGTCGTCCATCGTCTGGAGGTAGATTTACGCCTGGATAAATCCCCTGCCTTGCTAAAGATATTGGCCGAACCACTGGACCAATTAGCCCAACGTATCAAAACCGACAAACTTCAGGTAATAGGCGTGGGAGCTGTCTTGCCCGGTTTGGTAAATCCCTGGGAAGCGGTTAACCATACCTATCCGAGCATAAACAGTCCCGATCAGCCGCTGGATCAGCTCCTGCAAACAATATTCAATGCACCGGTTTACCTGATCAATGATACAAAGGCGACCATTTTTGGGGAGCACCGGTTTGGTCTGGCACAGGGTAAAAAACACGTATTGTCCGTCAATATCGACTGGGGTATTGGGTTAGGTGTTATCACCAATGGTGAAATTTTGCAGGGATCAGCAGGATTTGCCGGAGAACTGGGCCATATCCAGATGAAAACAGACGGGGAGCTATGTAGCTGTGGCAAAGTTGGCTGTCTGGAAACGCTCGCATCGGCCTCTTCGCTGATTCGTCGGGCTAAAGAAGGGTTATTGGAAGGGCGGGTATCGCTCCTGTCCGAAATGGATACGAATGCCATTGATATAGAGAGTATTATCGCCAAAGCAAATGCTGGCGATGCATTTTCCATTGATCTGCTTAGCGATGTCGGGAGTGCGTTAGGGAAAGCCTTATCGACCGCCGTACATTTATTCAACCCTGAACTGATTATCGTAAACGGTGTGCTGGCCAAAGCCGAAAAGTCGATTACACGGCCAATTGAGCAAGCAATCGATAAATACTGTTTGCCTAATTATCGGGATAATCTCTCCATTGAACTCTCCAAATTAGGTGAGATGGCCAAGTTTTACGGAACGCAGGCTTATGTTGTTCAGAATTTACTGCAACATGAACTGATACCGTAA
- a CDS encoding gluconokinase, translating to MNCLLGVDIGTTNVKILAVTPHDWKIIAHTSLPLTTLSPEPGYAEQEPEAIWQAVRQGLSEVVIGAKRQQATIKAISFSAGMHSLLAVDSVGKPLTNALLWSDNRAEPQATELHTTQKDLGDSIYAQTGTPIHPMIPLCKLAWFRANQPDLLNQAAKFISLKEYVWWKLTARYDIDYSMATATGLFDMEKRTWFQPALDFAGIRSDQLSEPHPTTFVVDYDPGKEGVMKTALPAGVQLFPGASDGVLANLGSGCIEPGITTITIGTSGAVRQTVHKPQRDPHGRLFCYYLDERNETPYYVVGGPTNNGANVLQWLAEKLTLQETDEVLTEAGTIPVGAEDLLFLPYLHGERAPLWDASARGAYLNVDYRHTRAHFVRAALEGVMFNLLSIEKLLAKQTGPTRMIYANGGFAKSTFWVQMMADVFGVPVRLNASNESSAMGAVLLISDLTTSLEKLAGEVSFGQAFEPDPECHKWYQTVFEQWENALQKRL from the coding sequence ATGAATTGTCTGCTCGGCGTAGATATCGGCACCACCAACGTTAAAATCCTCGCTGTCACTCCCCACGATTGGAAAATCATTGCTCATACATCGTTGCCGCTAACGACACTGTCGCCCGAGCCGGGCTATGCTGAGCAGGAGCCTGAAGCCATCTGGCAGGCGGTTCGGCAGGGATTGAGTGAAGTGGTTATTGGCGCAAAAAGACAACAGGCTACTATTAAGGCCATTAGTTTTAGCGCCGGAATGCATAGCCTGTTGGCGGTTGACAGTGTAGGCAAACCGTTAACAAACGCGCTGCTGTGGTCCGATAATCGGGCTGAACCACAGGCGACTGAGCTTCACACGACGCAAAAGGACCTGGGTGATTCTATCTACGCCCAAACGGGAACGCCCATTCACCCGATGATTCCGCTTTGCAAACTAGCCTGGTTTCGAGCGAATCAGCCTGACTTATTGAACCAGGCCGCAAAATTTATTTCGCTGAAAGAATACGTCTGGTGGAAGCTGACAGCTCGCTATGATATCGATTATTCGATGGCTACTGCCACTGGATTGTTCGATATGGAAAAGCGAACCTGGTTTCAGCCTGCCCTTGATTTTGCGGGCATCCGGTCTGACCAGCTTTCGGAGCCGCACCCGACTACCTTTGTGGTAGACTATGATCCAGGCAAAGAAGGCGTCATGAAAACGGCATTGCCTGCGGGTGTGCAATTATTTCCTGGAGCATCGGATGGGGTTCTCGCTAATCTTGGATCTGGCTGTATTGAGCCTGGTATCACGACCATTACAATCGGTACGAGCGGTGCGGTACGACAGACGGTTCATAAACCCCAGCGCGATCCGCACGGACGGCTGTTTTGTTATTATCTGGACGAACGGAACGAGACTCCTTATTATGTGGTGGGTGGACCGACAAACAATGGGGCCAATGTACTGCAATGGCTGGCCGAAAAGTTGACGTTGCAGGAAACTGATGAGGTATTAACCGAGGCTGGTACGATTCCGGTGGGTGCGGAGGACTTACTTTTTCTGCCCTATCTGCATGGTGAACGGGCCCCGCTCTGGGATGCCTCTGCGCGGGGAGCCTACCTGAATGTTGATTACAGGCATACACGGGCGCACTTTGTTCGGGCTGCGTTAGAGGGCGTTATGTTCAATCTGTTAAGTATTGAAAAGTTACTGGCAAAGCAAACGGGTCCAACGCGCATGATTTATGCGAATGGTGGCTTCGCCAAATCAACGTTTTGGGTGCAGATGATGGCCGATGTATTTGGGGTGCCCGTACGGCTTAATGCCAGTAACGAAAGCAGTGCAATGGGCGCTGTTTTGTTGATTTCGGACTTGACCACATCGCTCGAAAAACTGGCCGGAGAGGTATCATTCGGTCAGGCATTTGAACCAGATCCAGAATGCCACAAATGGTATCAAACCGTATTTGAACAGTGGGAAAATGCCTTGCAGAAACGGTTATAA